The window AAGTAACCAACGCTCTTACTATAAGCCTCTGTTGTTTCCTGGCaccattcttcttcgtcacgGCGGTACTGAAGCAAAAACTGAAACGGTTTGGCGGGGACATCATGGAACGAAAATTTGTTATCCTTGTTCCAGATGCTAGGCTGTGCGAAGAAAAGGGAACAGAGTGACGACTTCGAGTTGACAAGAGTCCAATAGACCGATTGCAAGATCACCCGCACGCCGCGAGCAACCGACAGCCACAGGATCGGCGGCTCATAAGGTCCGGTTGAGGGTTCCGAGCGGAGAAATATTGTATAGAGagagatgagaatggcaTTGATACAGACGGATTCGACTTCCGGCCCGGTATCTTTGTATGTCAGGCTGCGGTGCTGCTGTAGGGAAGAGTCGATATAGCCATGATGTGCAGGACGTAGCTTATTCGCTTCCTCCGGGACCATGGTGGAGCGATGTGCTGCCCCGATAGCGAGCAGCGTGTGAAGTAGCGGCTCGTACTCAAACGCCATCTGCGGGACCGTCACACTCCACATAGCGCCAACCGAAGGTAGCTGGGCAGAGCTCATGGTTTGCGCTGTTTGGGTCACGTAGTGGTGTATTAAGCGCATGTCCATGATCCGCAGTGCTCCCAATTCTGGGGAGCCTAGTCCGGATGTAGGGCTTGGCTGTGGAATCCTTTGGGGGACAGCTCTGGATCTCTGATCCGGTACATAGGCACGCTTTACTACCGATCGATATTCACATGAAACCTTATGCCGTGCGCAGTCGCCGCATTTTGGCTGTTGTTCATCGCACTGTATCATTGGGTTAGCATGGGGCCATGATGGTTAACAAAAGAACGCATATAGTTACCTTGACCTTGCGGGCCTTGCATCGTTGGCAGCCTTTAGTGGACTTGCGGTGGCTCAAACGTGGTGGCATGATTGACGGGTCTCACAGATCCGTGCACTTCTAACGCTCGGTTTCGGGATCATCAAGAACGCGAGGCAGACAGTGGGGAGCATATAAAATCCTCCACAACACCAACCCAACAAGGCTGAGAACAAATTGCAGTTTTCACCCCTATGGCTCATTGCGTAAGTTGGGGAACCGCAGAGGGGGCCGGGGGCCAGCCAAGCAGTCAAGTACCGACGAATCAATTGCTGAAATAGCGGCCCCCACCTTTTTAACGCCCCAAAAGGTAATGACATCTATACCAGACAAAAGGGCGCAAGGATGAGTGATCATTAAATAGAGATTCCTACTTTGTTACAGGAAATGCTCCGAAATATGACAGTTGTTGGGTAATGTTTGATTATATTCAGCTTTTAAGCTGTTGCCACCAGCATTAGGATCATATTCATTCCCTTGCCCATTCATCTATCAATTTGGCCACATGGTATTTTGTGGTCCAGCCCAAATCCGCTTCAATTCCGGACAGAATTTCGAGAACGGCATCCTGTTCATGCTGATCTTCGAACACCTGGCCAGCAACAAACAAAGCTTGGACAGAGTTGATCCGAACCGAATCTGTCGGACTCGCAAGACTGATACCGCAGATTTCTCGAGCGTGGCATGCGGCCTCTTTCAAAGCATGTCGATAAGATCTTAGCCGCGCAGACACTGTTGACCGAATTGCCGTAGATTCTTGTGGTTTGTTAACTAATAGCAATATGATGGCTTGGTGATAGCTCTGTATAGTCGCGGCGCATAAAGGTAAGTCGAACCAAATCTGCTCGAAGCTGTCTCGACTCGGTGCTCGAGTTCGCGCAGTTGCAGTAAAGG of the Penicillium psychrofluorescens genome assembly, chromosome: 1 genome contains:
- a CDS encoding uncharacterized protein (ID:PFLUO_001618-T1.cds;~source:funannotate), which codes for MSSAQLPSVGAMWSVTVPQMAFEYEPLLHTLLAIGAAHRSTMVPEEANKLRPAHHGYIDSSLQQHRSLTYKDTGPEVESVCINAILISLYTIFLRSEPSTGPYEPPILWLSVARGVRVILQSVYWTLVNSKSSLCSLFFAQPSIWNKDNKFSFHDVPAKPFQFLLQYRRDEEEWCQETTEAYSKSVGYLEMMFLAVSEEQPDFVVRRILNGFPPVVPSHFTQLASERRPRALVILAYLFAMVKISEDMWWLKGTPNREVYGIDSIVPIEWKWAMSWPLQLISASPGTRCYEIPLPAICSLPSPASTV